The following DNA comes from Solanum stenotomum isolate F172 chromosome 11, ASM1918654v1, whole genome shotgun sequence.
AACTCAATACTTatgtaagtatatatataaccctctttttgatgtttttgtcTTTTGATCTATCAACCTTACCAAGAATGGAGTTATGTTTAagagtttcttttctttttctatcttttactaagttttattttttattttttcacccaaTGTCTATTATCCACAACATCCAATTAAATCTAGATTCACACACATTGACGATGAAGTGTTTTCTAATAAAGATGACTATGTACCTAGCAGTATACGAATTTGAAACATGTGGTTAAAGAAGAACTAGAAATACATTACCACTCCAACACAACCCTtgttagttttagttttgtttcTTCACTCAATATCTGTTATCCACAAGGTccgattaaattcaaatttgtgCACATTGACGATAAAGTGCTTCCGATGATTCATACCAGAAAAACACGAACCCGAAATCTATGATTAAGGATAAAGAAATGCATTACCACTCTAACACAATCTTTGTCCGTACTTTTAGTTAAATACATTATATTAAGGATAAAGAAATACATTGCTAGTATTGTTTGAAAGGAGATAGATGAACCCTTTGGTTTTGTATGTACATTAAGGATTCAACAAGTATATACACCGATAGTATAAAGAGCTTTAATGTTGttagtatatttttaatttgtagaaggtaatttgcattattttttaggtttagtaaTGCCACACTTTTTATTTAAGCATTAACTTGATAATATTAGGCTAGAAATCAGTATGCTTAATTTGCTTTATGTTACATCTTAaccttagaattttttttatccttttctttgTGTTATTTGACCTTAAAGTAGCTACCATTGGTTGTTTCAAATAATAGGTGAAAAATCGACCATTTAAAAAATTCAGTTAAGAATCCCATATAAcgaatgaatgaataaataaataaataaataataataaaaaaggaatatCCAAGAAAGGATATCTCATCCACATTATGTACATGTTTATTTTCtagtttttaattatatatctgGAAGATGAGGCATATTTTCTAACATAATCATTTCTTTGGTTTATGGAAACTTTATATGGTTTAGAAGATAAAactatttctctattttttatataaaaataaataaaaactttttgTGGAGTTCAACCAAAACCTAGTAGATTTTAGTAATACTGATGATGGTGACCAAAAATTTCTCCAAGCACAATGAATTGCTTTCCCAAATCATTTTCTTGGGCCTACAAATACCAAGCAGGAGAAAAGCAACACCTTTTAGTTGGATTTCACTAATTCAATAAGCCAAATCACCATGATTCTACAAAGAAGttctttatataaaaaaaatacatgctCTTTATGTCCCAATTCAAGTGACACAATTCGTTTTTCGAGAGTCGagtagtttaagtttgaccgaaaatttacatatgaaatcttcaatattttttaaatgaaatttatatatttgtaaactacgtagaaagtattataagtcacaatagtttacaatccaaaatatttaaaagatatatgaaaaatttacagtcgataaacttgtttgaatctcgaaatccaaaatgtgtcacataaattgggacggagtGAGTAATAATTAACGTCCCGTTCAACTTAGTCTCAACTGACAtctatgcccttcaactttgaaTGTACATAAATActcttaaacttgtataaaattcaacaagtagacacatgcgTGTGCTACATGACAATTCATCTGAGATCCAATGAAAGACACAtgtttacttgttcaactttatacaaatttaagtgtctacttatgcacacttaaaattaaaagacataaatgtCAGCTCCTTATTTGTGGAGTATAttctcatttctcatttcagGGATTTAAGAAGATAGTTCCAGAGAGATGGGAATTTGCAAATGAACAtttcaagaaaggacaaaaacaCTTACTTTGTGAGATCCAAAGAAGAAAGAGTACACCTCAACAATTACATCATTTGACACCCTACCATGAACACATCACAAGAAGTATCTATCACCAAGAAACACAAAACCCTAGAAGTGTTGATCATGATATCCTTTTAGCACTCACACAAGACAATGAAAGGCTAAGGAAAAGGAACATTGTACTATTATCTGAACTCACACATATGAAGAATCTCTACAATGACATTATCTACTTCATTCAAAATCATATCAAACCGGTTGAGGAAAAATTCCGTGTGTTTTTACTTAATGAAGATCTGAATCAGAAAACCGTTGATCATCATCGACATCGCCAAGTACATATTGAAGATCATGAAGAGCCAAAGAGTGATAAGGTAAAGTTGTTTGGAGTGAGTTTATGTGGGAAGAAGAGATCGCATCATGAAAGGATTGATCAAGAAGTATTAGAATGTTGATTTGTGAACATTTCAATTTTAGTGTCAATTAAATTTAGAtcacatttgttttttttagctctttcaaaattaaaaccaaGATAATTATGTCAAGAGGTGTTGTATATCAATTGATGCACAAAACAGAGAAGGGTATATATATCCTAGCATTAAATGTGAAGATGAATTTTGACTTTATAGGAAACAAATAGATAGGGAAAGACATATATCTACTAAACTTATGTTTGATAGAAGCAAAAGTTACAAGTTATGTCGTAAAAGACATACCTCAATTCTTGCGGAATTTATCTCGATAGAGACAAGACTTTCGTTTTATAACCCACAAGCTatgtcattaaaaaaaatttattaattctaCACAACTTATGCCGAGTATATCTAGCGAAATTAGGTCATAGAAATAGTACACAACTTACACCGCATATCTTAATTTCCTACACTATTTATGTCTAGCGAGGTAAAAGTTCTCTAAAGTTATATCTAGCGAAATTAGGTCATAGATATTGGTCCATACATTTTCATCAAATGAGCAATAGGGTAAAAAAATTAACGCTCgtcatattttcatcaaatgaGCAATAATTCTTTATAGGAGTTATCAAATTTGTAGCAATACAAACAACAATAGTAAGTTTTATTGCAAAATTTGAAAGtaatattttatcttaatttcgtttctttcattttcaaaagttaaattaaaatcaTTGGTTAGTTTGCAAAATTATGTTG
Coding sequences within:
- the LOC125844049 gene encoding heat stress transcription factor B-4-like — protein: MASSTCCDQEMFLRMQKAMVAPFLTKTYQLVDDPSSDLIVSWGEYETTFVVWKPPEFAKDLLPNYFKHNNFSSFVRQLNTYGFKKIVPERWEFANEHFKKGQKHLLCEIQRRKSTPQQLHHLTPYHEHITRSIYHQETQNPRSVDHDILLALTQDNERLRKRNIVLLSELTHMKNLYNDIIYFIQNHIKPVEEKFRVFLLNEDLNQKTVDHHRHRQVHIEDHEEPKSDKVKLFGVSLCGKKRSHHERIDQEVLEC